From Suricata suricatta isolate VVHF042 chromosome 1, meerkat_22Aug2017_6uvM2_HiC, whole genome shotgun sequence, a single genomic window includes:
- the NWD2 gene encoding NACHT and WD repeat domain-containing protein 2 codes for METKVVASLHSRPFQRTFMQPRRTSRLYLPPAWSWRLVLRKPEFEKGLLGEKYGNIRIPGEVEASEFEMILDAAVEAKLETKLLEEWYCRDENSVPAAYYLRPKSEMLQSNKNAMQPSAKANNEKTWQEISDEIKKIFKTAVKLLHEKGKLKYSQAKRYLFSAIEDEFDFALGKQTPAFLKKCVCYIRKIANIERFVKIPEMGKYMDITGTEPRIMRDAEAQEKLIKLRDEFIPTIVASSNLRVYTSVTHCDMKLGYSQEIENHYIEGLGKQFYEDMIDIIQATVQQNFDTETDTLYDEILQHSSLCKTYASFYEYKCESLNTVHTYILPSKAGPINPLVVYGGPCTGKTLLLAEVAKKAYGWLHEDTGPESDPVVVVRFLGTTDMSTDLKTLLLSVCEQLAANYRCLVQSYPKKIHDLRDLFINLLNESSLERPLVIIFDALEQLSESDEARKLWWLPAHLPRFVRIVLSTLPNRHGILQKLRCLIHEEANYIELIPRDRKMCSQVLKHQLLRVKRKVTSGQQIYVNNAFSKCTLPMFVNLTFKEVRHWRSHKDVDESSLCVTVHESIEQLFWSLEKKCGQKLVSRALGYITMAKMGLSEMELEDVLALDNSVMNELNENARPSNPLRVPYLYIARLKEGLSGYLIERHVKNVTLLVWANRHLQLIAQKLYLQDDSDLREMHTILADYFLGVWSGGRRKAFCLEDPYLNGCLDLESRSLLEEEKHFMEQASFDRQAPDQPWVFQCNPLEPDIFFVNHRKMSELLHHLTRCGKTDDLLYGIIMNFSWLYTMIKIGQFDKVLSDIELAYNYSQEKELKFLASTLRGIKNKVTAFPGSLSAELQQRLLPVVSSLPKLRHLLLECDKDGPKYCSIVPLHSSMDVTYSPERLPLSSSHLHVTEILPTCNPSTVLAALENGSISTWDVETRQLLRQITTAQSVILGMKLTSDEKYLVVATTNNTLLVYDNVNSCLLSEVEIKGTKHGSGSTYINGFTLSVNHALAWLEASKDVTVIDLLYGWPLYQFHCWYEVTCVQCSLDGMYAFCGQYLNTTTIFHLGSGEKLCTVTSEFSGGFVKFLLILDTAQEMVMVDSEGSLSVWNTEDISNPQLTDDFDCRREDSEVVSIELSEDQNAILICKALSIELLDTGMWKVAEKFRAKHNERFISAVLSKNGDCIIATMENTSAVFFWRRDTGQCMASLQEISGTIVKLVKSSHHNMLLSLSTSGVLSIWDIDIITAMSNIDKTGKPIQSLVLPARGEIIYSLDGSDCVHKWNFSNGFLEAVFKHEGIVEHCVLTSSGDVMVTSDDKSSQYVWHTSSGENLFRINGQRISQLLITHNDQFVVSLCEENASRVWRLATGHRVCNILTTLQNAFITSANTFVVGMTKSKVLAVSLWTGSITKKFCCEDGTTIVNFKLIPDCPDIIVFITSAETVNIWSLTDEVICRRVQLPNNFLKNLEDFEISPNGKLGIISRGDDNINVLDLHSGKLRVVHASGVIWRQRLSRDGRYLVYICFRNGEEEDENGVISSLIVMRLADGKIIGACSLYKTPTFLALSQRHLNIIVGFDDGSIGIYTVVDRVDAALKIKIATSNSRQIFNNATQASRPKCSSYGFKVSVDCLWRESTEVFARDSPITVSDSTESNEATPSKKHNPCCDRGCSALESRGHSYTPDN; via the exons ATGCAGCCTTCTGCCAAAGCCAACAATGAGAAGACCTGGCAAGAGATATCAGATGAGATCAAGAAGATATTTAAGACTGCTGTAAAACTGTTACAtgaaaaggggaaactgaaataTAGCCAAGCTAAGAGGTACCTGTTCTCAG CGATAGAGGACGAGTTCGACTTTGCTCTAGGAAAACAAACTCCAGCATTCCTAAAGAAGTGCGTCTGCTACATTCGGAAAATCGCTAACATTGAACGCTTTGTGAAAATCCCAGAGATGGGAAAATACATGGATATAACTGGAACAGAACCAAGGATTATGCGGGACGCTGAAGCCCAAGAGAAGCTGATAAAACTCAGGGATGAATTTATTCCTACTATTGTTGCATCATCTAATCTGAGAGTGTACACGTCGGTTACTCATTGTGACATGAAACTGGGATACtcccaagaaatagaaaatcactaCATAGAGGGACTTGGGAAGCAGTTTTATGAGGACATGATCGATATAATTCAGGCAACCGTTCAACAGAATTTTGACACGGAAACTGACACGCTCTACGATGAAATCCTCCAGCACTCGTCATTGTGTAAGACGTACGCCTCCTTCTACGAGTACAAGTGTGAATCTCTCAACACAGTGCATACATACATTCTCCCAAGCAAAGCCGGGCCCATCAACCCCCTCGTTGTATACGGCGGACCCTGCACCGGGAAGACGCTCCTGCTCGCTGAGGTGGCAAAGAAG GCTTATGGCTGGCTACATGAAGACACGGGACCAGAATCTGACCCAGTGGTTGTCGTGAGATTTCTAGGAACCACAGACATGAGTACTGACCTTAAGACTCTCCTTCTAAGTGTTTGTGAACAACTGGCAGCTAACTACCGGTGTCTGGTTCAAAGCTACCCTAAGAAAATCCATGACCTTCGTGACTTATTTATAAACCTTTTGAATGAGTCTTCATTGGAGAGACCTCTAGTGATAATATTCGATGCCCTGGAGCAGCTGTCAGAGAGTGACGAGGCCAGGAAACTTTGGTGGCTCCCAGCTCACCTTCCCCGCTTTGTTCGAATAGTCCTGTCCACACTGCCCAACAGACATGGAATCTTACAGAAACTGAGGTGCCTTATCCATGAAGAAGCTAACTATATCGAGCTGATCCCCAGGGACAGGAAGATGTGCAGCCAGGTCCTGAAACACCAGCTGCTGCGGGTCAAAAGGAAGGTCACGTCAGGCCAGCAGATTTATGTGAACAATGCATTCTCCAAGTGCACTCTGCCCATGTTTGTGAACCTGACCTTCAAGGAGGTGAGACACTGGAGATCTCATAAAGACGTCGATGAATCCTCCCTCTGCGTCACCGTTCATGAAAGTATAGAACAGCTATTCTGGTCCTTGGAAAAGAAGTGTGGTCAGAAACTGGTCTCCAGGGCTCTTGGTTATATCACCATGGCCAAAATGGGTTTGAGTGAAATGGAGCTGGAGGATGTGCTGGCCCTAGACAACAGTGTTATGAATGAGCTCAATGAGAACGCTAGGCCCAGCAATCCCCTGAGAGTACCGTATCTGTACATCGCAAGGCTTAAGGAGGGTCTTAGTGGATACTTAATAGAAAGACATGTGAAGAACGTCACACTCCTGGTCTGGGCCAACAGACACCTGCAGCTCATAGCCCAGAAGCTGTATCTGCAGGACGACAGTGACCTGCGTGAAATGCACACCATCCTGGCAGATTACTTCCTGGGAGTGTGGTCAGGGGGCAGGAGGAAAGCTTTCTGCCTCGAAGACCCCTACTTGAATGGCTGCCTTGACTTGGAGAGCAGAAGCCTGCTGGAGGAAGAAAAGCACTTCATGGAACAGGCCTCCTTTGACAGGCAGGCTCCAGACCAGCCCTGGGTTTTTCAGTGCAATCCCCTTGAGCCGGACATCTTTTTCGTCAATCATCGGAAAATGTCTGAGCTCTTGCACCACCTGACAAGGTGTGGAAAAACCGATGACCTGCTCTACGGAATCATCATGAACTTCAGCTGGCTTTATACCATGATCAAAATCGGCCAGTTTGACAAAGTGCTTTCAGACATTGAGCTGGCTTACAACTACTCGCAAGAGAAGGAGCTGAAGTTCCTGGCAAGCACTCTCCGTGGCATCAAAAACAAGGTCACTGCATTTCCGGGCTCCCTTTCAGCAGAGCTTCAGCAAAGACTGTTGCCTGTTGTGAGTTCCCTGCCCAAACTTAGACACCTGCTTTTAGAATGTGACAAAGATGGGCCCAAATATTGCTCCATTGTGCCATTACATTCATCCATGGATGTGACATATAGCCCAGAGCGTCTTCCCTTGTCATCTAGTCACCTGCATGTCACCGAGATTCTGCCCACCTGTAACCCCAGCACCGTCCTTGCAGCGTTAGAAAACGGTTCCATCAGCACATGGGATGTGGAAACTCGTCAACTCCTCAGGCAAATCACCACAGCCCAGTCTGTCATCCTGGGCATGAAACTCACCAGTGACGAGAAGTATCTTGTGGTGGCGACGACAAATAACACCTTGTTGGTTTATGACAATGTAAATTCTTGTCTTCTGTCTGAAGTGGAAATCAAAGGGACCAAGCATGGAAGTGGCTCCACCTACATCAATGGATTTACGCTGTCTGTCAACCACGCCCTTGCGTGGCTTGAAGCCAGCAAGGATGTCACTGTCATCGATCTGCTCTATGGATGGCCCCTTTACCAGTTCCACTGCTGGTACGAAGTGACCTGTGTCCAGTGCTCTCTGGATGGCATGTATGCTTTCTGTGGACAGTACCTGAACACCACTACCATATTTCATTTAGGGAGTGGAGAGAAGTTATGTACGGTGACATCTGAATTTTCGGGTGGATTTGTGAAGTTTCTTCTTATCTTGGACACGGCTCAAGAAATGGTAATGGTGGATAGTGAGGGAAGCCTTTCTGTTTGGAATACTGAGGACATTTCCAATCCCCAGCTGACTGATGACTTTGATTGCAGAAGAGAAGACAGCGAGGTGGTCAGCATTGAACTTTCAGAGGACCAAAATGCAATTCTGATCTGTAAAGCCCTCAGCATCGAGCTCTTAGATACTGGCATGTGGAAGGTGGCTGAAAAGTTCAGAGCTAAGCACAATGAACGCTTTATATCTGCTGTGCTGTCCAAAAATGGAGACTGCATCATCGCGACCATGGAAAATACCTCAGCTGTGTTTTTCTGGAGACGGGACACAGGACAATGTATGGCAAGCTTACAGGAAATCTCAGGGACCATCGTCAAGTTGGTGAAATCCAGTCACCACAACATGCTGCTATCTTTATCCACCAGTGGTGTTCTTTCTATCTGGGATATAGATATAATCACAGCTATGTCCAACATAGATAAGACTGGGAAACCCATCCAGAGTCTGGTGTTACCTGCTAGAGGGGAAATCATTTATTCCCTTGATGGCTCTGATTGTGTCCATAAGTGGAACTTCAGCAATGGGTTCCTTGAAGCAGTGTTTAAGCATGAAGGAATAGTCGAACATTGCGTTCTGACGTCCTCTGGTGATGTCATGGTGACCTCAGATGACAAAAGCAGCCAGTATGTCTGGCACACCAGCAGTGGCGAAAATCTCTTCCGAATTAATGGGCAGAGAATCTCTCAGCTGCTGATTACCCACAATGACCAgtttgtggtctctctctgtgaGGAAAACGCCTCCAGGGTTTGGAGGCTGGCCACAGGCCACAGGGTCTGCAACATTTTGACCACTTTGCAGAACGCCTTTATAACTTCGGCGAATACCTTCGTGGTGGGAATGACCAAAAGCAAAGTGCTGGCGGTCAGTCTCTGGACGGGAAGCATCACCAAGAAATTCTGCTGTGAAGACGGCACGACCATTGTAAATTTCAAATTGATCCCTGACTGTCCTGACATCATTGTGTTTATCACATCGGCCGAGACTGTGAATATCTGGAGTCTGACCGATGAGGTGATCTGTCGCCGCGTGCAGCTTCCCAACAACTTCTTGAAAAATCTGGAGGATTTCGAAATTTCTCCCAACGGGAAGCTAGGCATTATATCCAGGGGAGATGACAATATCAACGTGCTGGATTTACACAGCGGTAAATTACGGGTGGTTCACGCCTCTGGGGTCATCTGGCGGCAAAGGCTGTCTCGAGATGGTCGCTACCTGGTATACATTTGTTTCCGAAACGGGGAGGAAGAGGACGAAAACGGCGTGATATCCAGTTTGATTGTAATGAGACTGGCCGACGGCAAAATTATCGGTGCTTGTTCCCTTTACAAAACGCCAACTTTCCTTGCCCTCTCACAGAGGCACCTGAACATCATAGTGGGCTTCGATGATGGGAGTATAGGGATATACACGGTGGTCGACCGTGTGGACGCGGCACTGAAAATCAAGATCGCCACCTCCAACAGTAGGCAGATTTTCAACAATGCGACCCAGGCATCCCGGCCGAAGTGCAGCAGTTACGGTTTCAAAGTGTCCGTGGACTGCTTATGGAGAGAGTCCACTGAGGTCTTTGCGAGAGACAGTCCCATCACGGTGAGTGACTCCACGGAGTCCAACGAGGCGACACCCTCCAAGAAACACAATCCCTGCTGTGACCGCGGGTGCTCTGCCCTGGAATCCAGGGGCCACAGCTACACCCCTGACAACTGA